In Moorena sp. SIOASIH, the following proteins share a genomic window:
- a CDS encoding RNA polymerase sigma factor, RpoD/SigA family, which translates to MNITELNHTHTMPSTEEKDFYVTDHIEPEETDLQRVAVEFTEDDELVVSTSHNFRKSGSDDTVGAFFKEMARYPLLKPDEEVDLARRVKFLVEIDQLRNGLQEKLDRKPTKAEVATAVEMTERQLEGNLYRGRVAKRKMIRSNLRLVVSIAKRYINRGVPFLDLIQEGALGLNRAAEKFDPDKGYKFSTYAYWWIRQAITRTIANDARTIRLPIHIVEKLNKLKKAQRELKQQLQRNPNEIELAQALEISPSHLRQLLELRRRSLSLNHRVGKGEDTELMDLLEDNDLRLPEDKMNESMMRQEIWEVLSDVLTEREKDVISLRYGLASSEPYTLEEVGGMFNLSRERVRQIQSKAMRKLRRPQVARRLRDWLT; encoded by the coding sequence ATGAATATTACAGAATTAAACCACACTCATACAATGCCGTCTACGGAAGAGAAGGATTTTTATGTTACTGACCACATTGAGCCAGAGGAAACAGATTTACAGCGTGTAGCGGTCGAATTCACCGAAGACGATGAACTAGTGGTCTCTACTTCCCATAATTTCCGGAAAAGCGGCTCTGATGACACAGTGGGTGCGTTCTTTAAGGAGATGGCTCGTTACCCATTGCTCAAGCCAGACGAAGAAGTAGATTTAGCCCGTCGGGTTAAGTTCCTAGTAGAAATCGACCAACTCCGGAACGGCTTACAGGAAAAATTAGACCGTAAACCAACCAAGGCGGAGGTAGCTACAGCGGTCGAGATGACAGAACGTCAGTTGGAGGGGAATTTATATCGCGGTCGTGTGGCAAAACGCAAGATGATTCGCTCGAACTTGCGCTTAGTGGTTTCAATTGCTAAACGATATATTAATCGCGGTGTACCATTTCTAGATTTGATTCAAGAAGGTGCCTTGGGCTTAAACCGAGCAGCAGAAAAGTTTGACCCAGATAAGGGTTACAAGTTTTCTACCTATGCTTATTGGTGGATTCGTCAAGCGATTACTCGTACTATTGCCAATGATGCCCGAACTATTCGTCTACCAATCCACATTGTAGAAAAGCTCAATAAACTTAAAAAAGCTCAGCGGGAACTTAAACAACAACTGCAGCGCAATCCTAATGAAATAGAACTTGCTCAAGCGCTAGAAATTTCTCCCTCCCATTTGCGTCAGTTACTAGAATTGCGTAGGCGCTCCCTTTCTTTGAATCACAGAGTCGGTAAAGGGGAAGACACAGAACTGATGGATTTACTCGAAGACAATGATCTACGATTGCCCGAAGATAAGATGAATGAATCCATGATGCGCCAGGAGATTTGGGAAGTTCTCAGTGATGTTCTGACTGAGCGGGAAAAAGATGTGATTTCTCTACGCTATGGTTTAGCCAGCAGTGAACCCTACACCCTAGAAGAAGTAGGAGGCATGTTCAATCTCTCTCGGGAACGGGTGCGTCAGATTCAAAGCAAAGCAATGCGTAAGCTACGCCGTCCCCAAGTGGCTCGACGGCTTAGAGACTGGTTGACCTAG
- a CDS encoding GNAT family N-acetyltransferase translates to MGNFTLRPATEADVAILFNLIKALAEYEKLSDAVTGNADDLKEHLFGPKPYVEAIIVEQGGQKVGFALFFNNYSTFLTKPGIYLEDLFVLPEFRRQGIGKAILSYLAQLAVERGYGRLEWSVLDWNEPAIAFYERMGAAVLPDWRICRVTGTALNQLAEFTDPASTD, encoded by the coding sequence ATGGGTAACTTTACCTTAAGACCAGCCACAGAAGCTGATGTAGCGATTCTGTTTAATTTAATTAAGGCTCTAGCAGAGTATGAGAAACTCTCCGACGCTGTAACTGGTAATGCTGATGACCTGAAAGAACACCTGTTCGGCCCTAAACCCTATGTAGAAGCGATTATCGTTGAACAGGGTGGTCAAAAAGTGGGATTTGCACTGTTTTTTAACAACTATTCCACATTTCTAACTAAGCCGGGAATTTATCTAGAAGATTTATTTGTATTACCGGAATTTCGCCGCCAAGGTATCGGTAAAGCCATACTCAGTTACCTGGCTCAGCTAGCAGTGGAGCGTGGCTATGGGCGTTTAGAATGGAGTGTACTGGATTGGAATGAACCTGCGATCGCATTTTATGAACGTATGGGAGCAGCAGTATTGCCAGACTGGAGAATTTGTCGAGTTACTGGAACGGCTCTCAATCAGCTAGCTGAGTTTACCGATCCAGCTTCGACTGACTAA
- a CDS encoding glycogen debranching protein, translated as MTIWVNEQIDPSGLLYSCIATCNEEQARDCHESFQNNLTDQQKAAGWVARLRTVNSWDEVPVNTLKLN; from the coding sequence ATGACTATTTGGGTAAACGAGCAGATTGATCCATCAGGTCTTCTATACTCTTGTATTGCTACATGCAACGAAGAGCAGGCTAGGGATTGCCACGAGTCGTTTCAGAACAACTTGACTGATCAGCAAAAAGCAGCGGGTTGGGTTGCCCGATTACGCACAGTTAATTCTTGGGATGAAGTGCCCGTGAATACCTTGAAACTTAATTAG
- the priA gene encoding primosomal protein N', whose product MSNPPLGLLLAEPRALYFSGGGQEKWVEVLVDCPGVQGIYTYRNPLDVSINPGDVLSVSFGTQQLGAIAIRIVDSPPPNLPLEKIKDVEEVISPGFFPSSYCQLLERVAQYYCTPLIQVIRSALPPGLLGRSQRRIRLNSSVLPKEAHVFVNNSAASKILEILQAKPHGDYSWQYLQRQVKGAKAGLRHLLKRGWVESYLEAPKPTRPKLKKAVTLVANLNRSDLTRRQREVLEVLRRRGGDLWLSELSQICNVSSSTISSWEDKGYVVIEPREVLRSATSPTMATDAPKNLTNAQSHALDLINNIDGFAQVLLHGVTGSGKTEVYLQAIAPILAQGKSALVLVPEIGLTPQITDRFRARFGDKVRVYHSALNKGERYDTWRQMIPGEPQVVIGTRSAVFAPLPQLGLIVLDEEHDSSFKQDQPIPTYHARTVAQWRAELENCPLILGSATPSVESWVSLKVMGGARDGQIGNEINPLTSSAPEVQPFTCSPPQHPELSTHYLSLPERIQSRPLPPVEIVDMRQELQAGNRSIFSRSLQDRLRRLKEQEKQGILFIPRRGHSTFVSCRSCGHVLECPNCDVSLSYHYTHEGATQVLRCHYCNFGQLHPRSCPECSSPYLKFFGSGTQRVVQDLAKLFPELRIIRFDSDTTRTKNAHRTLLTQFANREADLLVGTQMLTKGLDLAQVTLVGVVAADGLLYLSDYRASERAFQTLTQVAGRAGRGDDPGQVIIQTYSPEHPVIQAVKTHNYQSFISDELEQRAALNYPPYGDLILLRISGLDPVAVEKVAEDLADSLDTPEAEYDILGPAPASVIRVARRYRWQILLKFPPTVPARLLNWRELQDMCPPDISLTIDVNPLNIS is encoded by the coding sequence ATGTCTAATCCTCCTTTAGGTCTACTGTTAGCTGAGCCTAGAGCACTTTACTTTTCTGGTGGTGGCCAAGAAAAGTGGGTTGAAGTCCTAGTAGATTGTCCAGGAGTTCAAGGTATATATACTTATCGTAATCCATTGGATGTTTCAATCAATCCTGGAGATGTTCTGAGTGTGTCATTCGGGACTCAACAGCTAGGAGCGATCGCTATTCGGATTGTAGACTCTCCACCCCCAAACTTACCACTGGAGAAAATTAAGGACGTAGAGGAGGTGATCAGTCCCGGTTTCTTTCCAAGTTCCTACTGCCAACTGTTAGAGCGGGTGGCTCAGTACTACTGCACCCCTCTAATCCAAGTGATTCGGTCTGCTTTACCTCCGGGACTGTTGGGGCGATCGCAGCGTCGAATTCGCCTCAATTCCTCGGTTTTGCCTAAAGAGGCTCATGTCTTCGTCAATAATTCAGCCGCAAGTAAGATTTTGGAGATTCTCCAGGCTAAACCCCATGGGGATTACAGCTGGCAATACCTCCAACGTCAGGTAAAGGGGGCTAAAGCAGGATTACGTCATCTGCTCAAGCGAGGTTGGGTGGAAAGTTATCTGGAAGCTCCTAAGCCAACTCGTCCTAAGCTGAAGAAAGCTGTGACTCTGGTGGCTAATCTCAATCGGTCTGATCTGACTCGACGGCAACGGGAAGTATTGGAGGTGCTACGCCGTCGTGGGGGGGATTTGTGGTTGAGTGAACTATCACAAATTTGTAATGTTAGTTCCTCAACTATAAGTTCATGGGAAGATAAGGGATATGTGGTGATTGAGCCTAGGGAAGTATTGCGCAGTGCTACTTCACCAACCATGGCTACAGATGCCCCAAAAAACTTGACAAATGCGCAATCCCATGCATTAGACCTGATTAATAATATTGATGGCTTTGCCCAAGTGCTGTTGCATGGGGTGACTGGGTCTGGGAAAACGGAGGTCTATCTACAAGCGATCGCACCAATCCTAGCGCAAGGGAAATCCGCTTTGGTGTTGGTGCCGGAAATTGGTTTAACTCCTCAAATTACTGACCGTTTCCGGGCTCGCTTTGGTGACAAAGTTCGGGTTTACCACAGTGCCTTGAATAAAGGGGAGCGCTATGATACCTGGCGACAGATGATCCCAGGTGAGCCACAAGTGGTGATTGGCACTCGTTCTGCTGTTTTTGCCCCTTTGCCCCAGTTGGGATTAATCGTTTTAGATGAAGAACACGACTCTAGCTTCAAGCAAGACCAACCTATTCCTACCTACCACGCTCGCACCGTTGCCCAGTGGCGAGCAGAATTAGAAAATTGTCCCCTTATTTTAGGTTCAGCTACTCCTTCGGTGGAAAGCTGGGTCAGTCTTAAGGTGATGGGGGGAGCGAGAGATGGTCAAATCGGTAATGAAATTAATCCCCTGACTTCTTCAGCTCCTGAGGTTCAACCCTTTACCTGTTCACCTCCTCAGCATCCAGAACTTAGCACGCATTACTTATCCCTACCGGAACGGATTCAATCAAGACCCCTGCCACCAGTAGAAATTGTGGATATGAGGCAGGAGTTACAAGCTGGGAATCGGTCGATTTTTAGCCGTTCTCTCCAAGACCGCTTGAGACGACTAAAGGAACAAGAGAAACAAGGGATTTTATTTATCCCCCGCAGGGGACATAGTACTTTTGTGTCTTGTCGTAGTTGCGGTCATGTGTTGGAATGCCCTAATTGTGATGTTTCCTTGTCCTATCACTATACTCATGAAGGCGCTACTCAAGTATTGCGGTGCCACTATTGCAATTTCGGACAACTCCATCCCCGTAGTTGTCCAGAATGTAGTTCTCCCTACCTGAAATTTTTCGGTAGTGGTACTCAGCGGGTTGTTCAAGATTTGGCGAAGCTGTTTCCAGAGTTGCGAATTATCCGATTTGATAGTGATACCACTCGTACCAAGAATGCTCATCGCACTTTGTTAACTCAATTCGCTAATCGGGAAGCTGACTTGTTGGTGGGAACCCAAATGCTGACCAAAGGATTAGATCTGGCTCAGGTCACACTGGTGGGAGTAGTAGCAGCAGATGGACTACTGTATTTGTCAGACTATAGAGCATCCGAGCGGGCATTCCAAACCTTAACTCAGGTGGCAGGTCGTGCCGGTCGTGGGGATGACCCTGGTCAGGTGATTATTCAAACTTATTCCCCAGAGCATCCTGTGATTCAGGCTGTCAAAACTCATAATTATCAGTCGTTTATCTCGGACGAATTGGAACAACGGGCAGCACTGAACTATCCCCCTTATGGTGATTTGATTCTGTTGCGCATAAGTGGATTAGATCCTGTGGCCGTAGAGAAGGTAGCGGAGGATTTAGCCGACAGCTTAGATACTCCTGAAGCCGAATACGATATCCTAGGACCAGCACCAGCTAGTGTAATCCGGGTTGCTCGTCGCTATCGATGGCAGATTTTGCTGAAGTTTCCTCCTACTGTGCCCGCAAGGTTACTGAATTGGCGGGA